From the genome of Haloterrigena sp. KLK7, one region includes:
- the endA gene encoding tRNA-intron lyase, which translates to MALEGRFDEEAGVVRVGDDARQRYHDSRGYGYPLEGNEIALAPVEAAHLLYRGDLEAVVDDAGDRLDFRTFVAREPGQKFGVRFLVYADLRSRGFYLSPAAEPWIADPPAERADFAVFPRGKGPGDGDVEYALRVIGERTDVPADELAEGVLAVVDEESEITYFEVSRRDPSGSTDASLPDGCEADLLADRVVVWEPPVDLYESAFYGQPLEGREYDKPTLQCSLLEAAYLAERGAIALEPTAVRERGREVEGERFDRRLAVYTTLRERGVVPKTGYKFGADFRTYADVESVENLGHSELLVRVHPDDYVFEPRDLALDVRLAHGVRKTMAFALVDASGGVDWWTLERLTP; encoded by the coding sequence ATGGCACTCGAGGGGCGGTTCGACGAGGAGGCTGGCGTCGTTCGCGTCGGGGACGACGCGCGCCAGCGCTATCACGATTCTCGAGGGTACGGCTATCCGCTCGAGGGCAACGAGATCGCGCTCGCGCCGGTCGAGGCGGCCCACCTGCTCTACCGCGGGGACCTCGAGGCGGTCGTCGACGACGCGGGCGACCGACTCGATTTCCGGACGTTCGTGGCCCGCGAGCCCGGTCAGAAGTTCGGCGTGCGGTTTCTGGTCTACGCCGACCTGCGGTCGCGGGGATTCTACCTCTCGCCCGCGGCTGAGCCGTGGATCGCCGACCCGCCCGCGGAACGGGCCGATTTCGCGGTCTTCCCGCGCGGAAAAGGGCCCGGCGACGGCGACGTCGAGTACGCGCTGCGGGTGATCGGTGAACGAACCGACGTGCCCGCGGACGAACTCGCCGAGGGCGTCCTCGCGGTGGTCGACGAGGAGAGCGAAATCACCTACTTCGAGGTCTCCCGGCGGGATCCGTCGGGGTCCACCGACGCCTCCCTCCCCGACGGCTGCGAGGCCGACCTGCTGGCCGACCGCGTGGTCGTCTGGGAGCCGCCCGTCGACCTCTACGAGTCGGCCTTCTACGGCCAGCCCCTCGAGGGACGGGAGTACGACAAGCCGACGCTGCAGTGCTCGCTGCTCGAGGCGGCCTACCTCGCCGAACGCGGCGCGATCGCCCTCGAGCCGACGGCGGTCCGCGAGCGGGGCCGCGAGGTCGAGGGCGAGCGGTTCGACCGACGGCTGGCGGTCTACACCACCCTGCGCGAGCGCGGCGTCGTCCCGAAGACGGGCTACAAGTTCGGCGCGGACTTCCGGACCTACGCCGACGTCGAGTCCGTCGAGAACCTGGGCCACTCGGAACTGCTGGTTCGGGTCCACCCCGACGACTACGTCTTCGAGCCCCGGGACCTCGCGCTGGACGTCAGGCTGGCCCACGGCGTCCGGAAGACGATGGCGTTCGCGCTGGTCGACGCGTCCGGCGGCGTCGACTGGTGGACCCTCGAGCGACTGACGCCCTGA
- a CDS encoding tryptophan--tRNA ligase: MTGDDPLEESESGESTTDGGDGTAEPQSELRPDGGAAGADDVALDPWGSSSVSDYRKLFEEFGIEEFDEVLEEVPNPHYLMRRGVIFGHRDYRPVAEALQNDEPAAVLSGFMPTGDPHIGHKLVFDEIIWHQQQGADAYGLIADLEANSARGMSWEEIDEHARDYLLSLLALGFDPEEGELYRQSENRDLQDLAFELGADANFSEFQAIYGFDGETDVSHMQSVVTQMADILYPQLEEPKPTVIPVGPDQDPHVRLARDLAERMRFFKVTEAYASFELEDEERALVAAFYDRLEPEEFDDDTLRCVHVAEAVEETPLSELEVGADVLDSVLTKLREAGMEPIRPRTRFSDRRATEEAFDALVETIDGEKRVYESHVDAFELDRGEAEELAREIEVANGGHGFRPPSSIYHRFMTGLTGGKMSSSVPASHISLLDDPEDGYDKVKAASTGGRETAEEHREKGGKADECPVYELYAYLLAGDDDEFAKRVYDECTSGDRLCGDCKEQAAQLMREFLEEHQEKREEVEELLEETDIELESPRRRQ; encoded by the coding sequence ATGACCGGAGACGACCCACTCGAGGAGTCCGAGTCAGGGGAATCGACGACCGATGGAGGTGACGGAACCGCGGAACCGCAGTCGGAACTCCGACCCGACGGCGGGGCCGCCGGTGCCGATGACGTCGCGCTGGACCCCTGGGGATCCTCGAGCGTCTCCGACTACCGCAAGCTGTTCGAGGAGTTCGGCATCGAGGAGTTCGACGAGGTCTTAGAGGAGGTCCCGAACCCCCACTACCTGATGCGGCGGGGCGTCATCTTCGGCCACCGGGACTACCGGCCGGTCGCCGAGGCCCTGCAGAACGACGAACCGGCGGCCGTTCTCTCCGGGTTCATGCCGACCGGCGACCCCCACATCGGCCACAAGCTGGTCTTCGACGAGATCATCTGGCACCAACAGCAGGGCGCCGACGCCTACGGCCTGATCGCCGACCTCGAGGCCAACTCCGCCCGCGGGATGTCGTGGGAAGAGATCGACGAGCACGCCCGAGACTACCTGCTCTCGCTGCTCGCGCTGGGCTTCGACCCCGAGGAGGGCGAACTCTACCGCCAGTCCGAGAACCGCGACCTGCAGGATCTCGCCTTCGAACTCGGCGCCGACGCCAACTTCTCGGAGTTCCAGGCGATCTACGGCTTCGACGGCGAGACCGACGTCTCGCACATGCAGTCGGTCGTCACCCAGATGGCCGACATCCTCTACCCGCAACTCGAGGAGCCCAAACCGACGGTCATCCCCGTCGGTCCCGACCAGGACCCCCACGTCCGACTGGCGCGGGACCTCGCCGAGCGAATGCGCTTCTTCAAAGTCACCGAGGCCTACGCCAGCTTCGAACTCGAGGACGAGGAGCGCGCTCTGGTCGCGGCGTTCTACGACCGCCTCGAGCCCGAGGAGTTCGACGACGACACGCTGCGCTGCGTCCACGTCGCCGAGGCGGTAGAAGAGACGCCCCTCTCGGAACTCGAGGTCGGCGCCGACGTCCTCGACTCGGTGCTGACGAAGCTCCGGGAGGCCGGGATGGAACCGATTCGGCCCCGCACGCGCTTCTCCGACCGGCGGGCGACCGAGGAGGCCTTCGACGCCCTCGTCGAGACGATCGACGGCGAGAAGCGCGTCTACGAGAGCCACGTCGACGCCTTCGAACTCGACCGCGGAGAGGCCGAGGAGCTCGCCCGCGAGATCGAGGTCGCGAACGGCGGCCACGGCTTCCGTCCGCCGTCGTCGATCTACCACCGCTTCATGACCGGACTGACCGGCGGCAAGATGTCCTCCTCGGTCCCCGCCTCCCACATCTCGCTGCTGGACGACCCCGAGGACGGCTACGACAAGGTGAAGGCCGCCTCGACCGGCGGTCGCGAGACCGCCGAGGAACACCGCGAGAAGGGCGGAAAGGCCGACGAGTGTCCCGTCTACGAGCTCTACGCCTACCTGCTAGCCGGCGACGACGACGAGTTCGCCAAGCGCGTCTACGACGAGTGTACGAGCGGGGACCGGCTCTGTGGCGACTGCAAGGAGCAAGCGGCGCAGCTGATGCGGGAGTTCCTCGAGGAACACCAGGAGAAACGCGAGGAGGTAGAGGAACTGCTCGAAGAGACCGACATCGAACTCGAGTCGCCGCGCCGGCGACAGTAG
- a CDS encoding bacteriophage holin translates to MQSQNRPRDPVPAMDAIDAESADLDPIALGFALGTAMAASVGLVGVLSRFGMAERWRTLYADLYPGFDEDRGGALAGVAWGGADGFVFGVTVGWLYNAFRRSY, encoded by the coding sequence ATGCAATCGCAGAACCGGCCGCGGGATCCGGTACCGGCGATGGACGCGATAGACGCGGAGAGCGCGGACCTCGATCCGATCGCGCTCGGCTTCGCGCTGGGAACCGCGATGGCCGCCAGCGTCGGTCTCGTCGGGGTCCTCTCCCGGTTCGGAATGGCCGAGCGCTGGCGGACGCTGTACGCCGATCTGTATCCAGGGTTCGACGAGGACCGCGGCGGCGCGCTCGCCGGCGTCGCGTGGGGCGGCGCCGACGGCTTCGTCTTCGGTGTCACGGTCGGCTGGCTCTACAACGCGTTCCGGCGGAGCTACTGA
- a CDS encoding phenylalanine--tRNA ligase subunit alpha, whose amino-acid sequence MQLPEQQVAVLEAASADEATSVDALAERADLPPETVTGAAFELETEGLVAVEERVDETVTLTDEGTDYASETLPEIRLYEAALEAGADEEPVQMGRVIGASGLEGSQVDIALSNYARKGYGTIDSGEITADPDADPSADAEANALEALSDADEAPVDSVDVDADTIDQLDRRGLLERRESTVREVVLTERAVTELMAGIETAETVGQVTPELLTSGDWEDVEFAEYNVEADAEEIESGKVHVLRQMSERVKDVLVGMGFQEMDGPHVDADFWINDCLFMPQDHPARTHWDRFAMEQPSHIDELPEDLVEAVERVHREGLGEDSEGYHSPWDEDFARALALRGHTTSLSTRYLSGTQIGEIEPPARFFSVEKAYRNDTLDATHLLEFYQIEGWVMAEDLSVRDLMGTFEEFYAQFGIEDIQFKPHYNPYTEPSFELFGTHPTTGELIEIGNSGIFREEMLEPLGVDCDVMAWGLALERLAMLTTGAEDIRDLHGTLADLEFLRNAEVTY is encoded by the coding sequence ATGCAACTTCCCGAACAACAGGTCGCGGTCTTGGAGGCCGCGAGTGCGGACGAGGCAACGTCCGTCGACGCGCTCGCCGAGCGAGCCGACCTTCCACCCGAAACCGTCACCGGGGCGGCGTTCGAACTCGAGACGGAGGGGCTGGTCGCCGTCGAGGAACGCGTCGACGAAACGGTGACGCTCACGGACGAGGGCACAGACTACGCGTCGGAAACGCTCCCCGAGATCCGGCTCTACGAGGCCGCCCTCGAGGCCGGCGCCGACGAGGAACCGGTGCAGATGGGACGGGTCATCGGCGCCTCGGGGCTCGAGGGGTCCCAGGTCGACATCGCGCTCTCGAACTACGCCCGGAAGGGGTACGGCACGATCGACAGCGGCGAGATCACGGCCGATCCCGACGCCGATCCGTCGGCCGACGCCGAGGCGAACGCGCTCGAAGCGCTCTCGGACGCGGACGAAGCCCCCGTCGACAGCGTCGACGTCGACGCGGACACGATCGACCAACTCGACCGGCGCGGCCTGCTCGAGCGACGGGAGTCGACCGTCCGCGAGGTCGTCCTGACCGAGCGCGCCGTCACGGAGCTGATGGCGGGCATCGAGACCGCCGAGACGGTCGGCCAGGTCACGCCCGAACTCCTCACGAGCGGCGACTGGGAGGACGTCGAGTTCGCCGAGTACAACGTCGAGGCCGACGCCGAGGAGATCGAGAGCGGCAAGGTCCACGTCCTGCGCCAGATGTCCGAGCGCGTCAAGGACGTCCTCGTCGGGATGGGCTTCCAGGAGATGGACGGCCCGCACGTCGACGCGGACTTCTGGATCAACGACTGCCTGTTCATGCCCCAGGACCACCCGGCGCGGACCCACTGGGACCGCTTCGCGATGGAGCAGCCCAGTCACATCGACGAGTTGCCCGAGGACCTCGTCGAGGCCGTCGAGCGCGTCCACCGCGAGGGGCTGGGCGAGGACAGCGAGGGATACCACTCGCCGTGGGACGAGGACTTCGCCCGCGCGCTCGCGCTGCGGGGCCACACGACCTCGCTGTCGACCCGATACCTCTCCGGGACCCAGATCGGCGAGATCGAACCGCCCGCGCGGTTCTTCAGCGTCGAGAAGGCCTACCGCAACGACACGCTCGACGCGACCCACCTGCTCGAGTTCTACCAGATCGAGGGCTGGGTGATGGCCGAGGACCTCTCGGTGCGGGACCTCATGGGCACCTTCGAGGAGTTCTACGCCCAGTTCGGCATCGAGGACATCCAGTTCAAACCCCACTACAACCCCTACACCGAACCGAGCTTCGAGCTCTTCGGTACCCACCCCACGACGGGCGAACTGATCGAGATCGGTAACTCCGGCATCTTCCGCGAGGAGATGCTCGAGCCCTTAGGCGTCGACTGCGACGTCATGGCCTGGGGACTGGCCCTCGAGCGACTGGCCATGCTCACGACCGGCGCGGAGGACATCCGCGACCTCCACGGCACGCTGGCGGATCTCGAGTTCCTGCGGAACGCGGAGGTGACCTACTGA
- a CDS encoding methylated-DNA--[protein]-cysteine S-methyltransferase, giving the protein MQIRVFDRECEIDDSRIDADAETIRRQVREYEAGERTTFALEVEYPDGFTGEVMRAMHGIPVGKTRTYGEIAAALETAPIAVGQACGRNPIPVVVPCHRIVGADSLTGYAGGLELKRRLLEHEGAPIPGEA; this is encoded by the coding sequence ATGCAGATCCGAGTGTTCGACCGCGAGTGCGAGATCGACGACTCGAGGATCGACGCGGACGCGGAGACGATCCGCCGGCAGGTACGCGAGTACGAGGCCGGCGAGCGAACGACGTTCGCCCTCGAGGTCGAGTATCCCGACGGCTTCACCGGCGAGGTCATGCGGGCGATGCACGGGATTCCGGTCGGTAAGACGCGAACGTACGGCGAGATCGCCGCGGCCCTCGAGACGGCGCCGATCGCGGTCGGACAGGCCTGCGGCCGCAACCCGATCCCCGTCGTCGTCCCCTGTCACCGGATCGTCGGCGCCGACTCGCTGACCGGCTACGCGGGCGGACTGGAGTTGAAACGACGGTTGCTCGAGCACGAGGGGGCTCCGATTCCGGGCGAGGCGTAG
- a CDS encoding tubulin/FtsZ family protein has product MQLEVIGVGGAGCRIADAIRAAEPAANSFLTDVFVFDTDAATLQRTVVPESHRHQYGQGTGIDADDDLERRFEIGETHADELLETLDRESGGEADARLVAVGLGGATGGGTAPALVAALQRRYDAPVYVLATLPADREFDPDADAGDTGPHAGTTSRTASGEPPRPDAAANAAATLERLEGLASALIAFDNETWLRPGETVSDAHDRCNRELAGRVAAVFAGGGAESDGPVAQNVIDASDVERILGNESAIVALGYGDQDVETSSSRFGLGLVSAERDVETSEAVSAVETVVRKGTHGKLTLECDPETAARGLLVVGGPPAWLNRQAIAEGRRALQSTVGGNGVLGGDAPRPDGETVFAAVVLAGIESDRIEELRAADRAP; this is encoded by the coding sequence ATGCAACTCGAGGTGATCGGCGTCGGGGGCGCGGGCTGTCGGATCGCCGACGCGATCCGGGCCGCGGAACCGGCGGCGAACTCGTTTCTGACGGACGTCTTCGTCTTCGACACCGACGCGGCGACGCTCCAGCGAACCGTCGTCCCCGAATCGCACCGCCACCAATACGGGCAGGGCACTGGGATCGATGCGGACGACGACCTCGAGCGGCGGTTCGAAATCGGTGAGACGCACGCCGACGAACTGCTCGAGACACTGGATCGCGAATCCGGAGGCGAGGCCGACGCTCGACTCGTCGCCGTGGGATTGGGCGGTGCGACCGGCGGCGGAACGGCGCCCGCACTCGTCGCCGCGCTGCAGCGGCGGTACGACGCGCCAGTTTACGTGCTCGCGACGCTACCGGCCGATCGGGAGTTCGATCCCGACGCCGACGCGGGAGACACCGGACCGCACGCGGGAACGACGTCTCGAACCGCGTCCGGCGAGCCGCCGCGGCCCGACGCCGCCGCGAACGCGGCCGCCACGCTCGAGCGACTCGAGGGGCTGGCGAGCGCGCTCATCGCGTTCGACAACGAGACGTGGCTGCGCCCCGGCGAGACGGTCTCGGACGCTCACGATCGATGCAATCGGGAGTTAGCGGGTCGCGTCGCGGCCGTCTTCGCCGGCGGCGGCGCCGAGTCGGACGGTCCCGTCGCTCAGAACGTGATCGACGCGAGCGACGTCGAGCGGATCCTCGGTAACGAGTCGGCGATCGTCGCGCTGGGCTACGGCGATCAAGACGTCGAGACGAGTAGCTCGCGGTTCGGACTCGGTCTCGTCTCCGCGGAGCGCGACGTCGAGACGAGCGAGGCGGTCAGCGCCGTCGAGACCGTCGTCCGGAAGGGGACACACGGGAAGCTCACCCTCGAGTGCGACCCCGAGACGGCCGCGCGCGGGCTGTTGGTCGTCGGCGGCCCGCCGGCGTGGCTCAACCGGCAGGCGATCGCCGAGGGACGGCGGGCGCTGCAGTCGACCGTCGGTGGGAACGGCGTGCTTGGCGGCGACGCGCCCCGTCCCGATGGCGAGACGGTCTTCGCGGCGGTCGTGCTGGCCGGGATCGAATCGGACCGGATCGAGGAGTTGCGGGCGGCAGATCGGGCGCCGTAG
- a CDS encoding TlpA family protein disulfide reductase, whose translation MKRRTVIAGAASAAGVPALSGCLEGGLDSNSDGNGSDENGDESTESAIELATIDAPGSGEGTIRIPSEGQVQLVNCIRITCPTSRAMLSRVGEARDELATAHEVGPDGDVHVVTVVDEYSGAAPSPAELADWWAEQNGDWTLAVDEDGALFDAYGVTGTPTTLAVDGAGEAHWRDEGGTTAGNLVSGVEEALEASDGSDG comes from the coding sequence ATGAAACGACGAACGGTCATCGCAGGGGCGGCGAGCGCTGCGGGCGTACCGGCTCTGAGCGGCTGCCTCGAGGGCGGACTGGACTCGAACAGTGACGGGAACGGCAGCGACGAGAACGGCGACGAGTCGACCGAATCGGCGATCGAACTCGCTACCATCGACGCGCCCGGGAGCGGGGAGGGAACGATTAGGATTCCGAGCGAGGGACAGGTCCAGCTCGTCAACTGTATCCGGATCACCTGCCCGACCAGCCGCGCCATGCTCTCCCGCGTGGGCGAGGCCCGCGACGAACTCGCGACCGCCCACGAGGTCGGTCCCGACGGCGACGTCCACGTCGTGACCGTCGTCGACGAGTATTCCGGTGCGGCGCCGTCGCCGGCGGAACTGGCCGACTGGTGGGCCGAGCAAAACGGCGACTGGACGCTGGCCGTCGACGAGGACGGCGCGCTGTTCGACGCCTACGGGGTCACCGGCACCCCGACGACGCTGGCCGTCGACGGCGCCGGCGAGGCCCACTGGCGCGACGAGGGCGGCACGACCGCGGGCAACCTGGTCAGCGGCGTCGAGGAGGCGCTCGAGGCGTCGGACGGGAGCGACGGCTGA
- a CDS encoding HAD family phosphatase: MSAVLFDMDGVLVNSEDYWTEFQAEDLLPAAVPDDDVDVAEVTGMNYRETYDYLEAEYGTAISREEFEERFEETAREIYREHVEALDGLHDLLAELDARGVERALVSSSPHEWIDIVLERFDLEGSFDHVISADDIDAAGKPEPDVFEYAASEVGVPAEECVVVEDSENGVEAGARAGALVVAYRIDAHDDLDLSPADEIADSAAELRETVLELAG; encoded by the coding sequence ATGAGTGCAGTCCTCTTCGACATGGACGGCGTCCTCGTCAACAGCGAGGACTACTGGACCGAGTTCCAGGCCGAGGACCTCCTCCCCGCGGCCGTCCCCGACGACGACGTCGACGTCGCCGAAGTGACCGGGATGAACTACCGCGAGACCTACGACTACCTCGAGGCGGAGTACGGAACCGCGATCTCCCGCGAGGAGTTCGAGGAACGCTTCGAGGAGACCGCTCGCGAGATCTATCGCGAGCACGTCGAGGCCCTAGACGGCCTCCACGACCTGCTGGCCGAACTGGACGCCCGCGGGGTCGAGCGCGCGCTCGTCTCCTCCTCCCCGCACGAGTGGATCGACATCGTCCTCGAGCGATTCGACCTCGAGGGCTCGTTCGACCACGTCATCAGCGCCGACGACATCGACGCGGCGGGCAAGCCGGAACCGGACGTCTTCGAGTACGCCGCGAGCGAGGTCGGCGTCCCGGCCGAGGAGTGCGTCGTCGTCGAGGACTCGGAGAACGGCGTCGAGGCCGGCGCGCGGGCCGGCGCGCTGGTCGTGGCGTACCGGATCGACGCCCACGACGACCTCGACCTCTCGCCGGCCGACGAGATCGCGGACTCGGCCGCGGAACTGCGCGAGACGGTCCTCGAGCTGGCCGGCTGA
- a CDS encoding PQQ-binding-like beta-propeller repeat protein — MTEHNRRTILATGAALTSGALASIGTVGADTRSRSSTAAESSGWTSYRGTAANTAYVETDSFPELGTVAWEYDETGDVAAVDDWVFLRTDDGEVHALDAVDGSLKWKRTELDATGTPAVADGTVFVSGNRLTALDGATGDVLWKVPFDEGESVGSPTVADGTVYVVADGSLYAVDARDGSIVRRHDSIEVTAFVGELQDGEEEERQFAAHAVSVADGTVYAPTSSSGFVALDAASGDTLWTADLMSDGDLLIPTEDGVYVENFETGHTAGEAYQTAYDGEPEPVGPGGRQESADRFNENTAFATSDEVRLVVSEAGDRLGAWDYEREKYRWTYDDLGEFRLFRWPLIVGDTAVVAYSLPSDPDDVLAGYEETEEFGTESAILGIDLEDGSKRWAIPYEDVGGLDPAIDEFPYAASEDALYVSADTLVAVRPSAAGANGENDTDDDAADEPQDDETSDGETGDGETGDGEADTSETNDSETNGAETDDSEANDGATDDEPSVNESDNDVDRDSETDADPDADVSENATEREAANETESNETADESDGAPGFSTGAGLVGGGLTLEWLRRRATTDESAERSE; from the coding sequence ATGACCGAACACAACAGACGGACGATACTGGCCACCGGAGCGGCCCTGACCAGTGGGGCACTCGCTTCGATCGGGACGGTCGGCGCCGATACACGGTCCCGCTCGTCGACGGCAGCGGAATCGAGCGGATGGACGTCGTACCGCGGGACCGCAGCGAACACTGCGTACGTCGAGACCGATTCGTTCCCGGAACTGGGGACGGTCGCGTGGGAGTACGACGAGACTGGGGACGTCGCCGCCGTCGACGACTGGGTCTTCCTGCGGACCGACGACGGCGAAGTCCACGCGCTCGACGCCGTCGACGGGAGCCTGAAATGGAAGCGAACGGAGCTTGACGCGACGGGAACCCCTGCCGTCGCTGACGGGACGGTCTTCGTCTCCGGGAACCGACTGACCGCGCTCGACGGCGCGACCGGCGACGTGCTGTGGAAGGTCCCGTTCGACGAGGGCGAGTCCGTCGGCAGCCCGACGGTCGCCGACGGGACGGTCTACGTCGTCGCCGACGGTTCGCTCTACGCGGTCGACGCTCGCGACGGGTCGATTGTCCGGCGGCACGACAGCATCGAGGTCACCGCCTTCGTCGGGGAACTCCAGGACGGCGAAGAAGAGGAACGCCAGTTCGCGGCCCACGCCGTCTCCGTCGCCGACGGTACCGTCTACGCGCCCACCTCGTCGTCGGGGTTCGTCGCCCTCGATGCTGCCTCGGGCGACACGCTGTGGACGGCGGACTTGATGAGCGATGGAGACCTCCTCATCCCGACCGAGGACGGCGTCTACGTGGAGAACTTCGAAACGGGCCACACGGCTGGGGAGGCCTATCAGACGGCGTACGACGGTGAACCGGAGCCCGTCGGTCCCGGTGGACGTCAGGAGTCCGCCGATCGCTTCAACGAGAACACCGCCTTCGCGACGTCCGACGAGGTGCGACTCGTCGTCTCCGAGGCCGGAGACCGCCTCGGGGCGTGGGACTACGAACGCGAGAAGTACCGGTGGACGTACGACGATCTCGGCGAGTTCCGCCTCTTCCGGTGGCCGCTGATCGTCGGCGATACGGCCGTCGTCGCCTACTCCCTCCCCTCCGACCCCGACGACGTGTTGGCCGGCTACGAGGAGACCGAGGAGTTCGGAACGGAGTCGGCGATCCTCGGGATTGATCTCGAGGACGGGTCGAAGCGATGGGCGATCCCCTACGAAGACGTCGGGGGCCTCGACCCCGCGATCGACGAGTTCCCTTATGCGGCCAGCGAGGACGCCCTCTACGTCAGCGCCGACACGCTCGTTGCCGTTCGACCGTCCGCGGCCGGTGCCAACGGGGAGAACGATACCGATGACGACGCAGCCGACGAACCGCAGGACGACGAGACGAGCGACGGCGAGACGGGTGACGGCGAGACGGGTGACGGCGAAGCGGACACTAGTGAAACGAACGATAGCGAGACGAACGGTGCCGAGACGGACGACAGCGAAGCGAACGATGGAGCCACCGACGACGAGCCGTCGGTGAACGAGAGCGATAACGACGTCGACCGCGACAGCGAAACGGACGCAGACCCCGATGCGGACGTGTCCGAAAACGCCACCGAGAGGGAAGCCGCCAACGAGACCGAGTCGAACGAAACCGCGGACGAGAGCGACGGCGCTCCCGGCTTCTCCACCGGCGCCGGACTCGTCGGCGGCGGTCTCACCCTCGAGTGGCTCCGCCGTCGAGCGACGACGGACGAGTCGGCGGAGCGAAGCGAGTGA
- a CDS encoding DUF91 domain-containing protein, whose amino-acid sequence MIDDAIRVLAGDCTVIAEDADREEYRGRVTTIVKPDNTVLVHDIDGYQPVAWLTRADSVSSDRADDFTLVAKKGTQTLRIAAHDRDGFATYPASAAGTPVGHCPDCGAALVRSSGVHCVGCGDRYGVPADATIRDEQCDCDCGLPRMRVERGLAFNVCLDRSCESLDAAVREAFDREWDCPEPDCDGDLRILRRGGLIAGCEHYPDCDTGFAVPAGVVDGECGCGLPTFETASGTRCLDPTCEKGLARPLEADSAADD is encoded by the coding sequence ATGATCGACGACGCGATCCGCGTGCTCGCGGGCGACTGTACCGTTATCGCCGAGGACGCCGACCGCGAGGAGTACCGCGGCCGGGTGACGACGATCGTCAAACCGGACAACACCGTTCTCGTTCACGACATCGACGGCTACCAGCCCGTCGCGTGGCTGACGCGGGCCGACAGCGTCTCGAGCGACCGCGCGGACGACTTCACGCTCGTCGCGAAGAAGGGCACCCAGACGCTGCGAATCGCCGCCCACGACCGGGACGGCTTCGCCACCTATCCGGCCTCCGCCGCGGGGACCCCTGTCGGCCACTGCCCCGACTGCGGCGCTGCGTTGGTGCGCTCGAGCGGCGTCCACTGCGTCGGCTGCGGGGACCGCTACGGCGTGCCCGCCGACGCGACGATCCGCGACGAGCAGTGCGACTGCGACTGCGGGCTCCCCAGAATGCGCGTCGAACGCGGCCTCGCCTTCAACGTCTGTCTCGACCGGAGCTGCGAGTCCCTCGACGCGGCGGTCCGCGAGGCCTTCGACCGCGAGTGGGACTGCCCGGAACCGGACTGCGACGGCGACCTCCGGATCCTCCGCCGGGGCGGCCTGATCGCCGGCTGCGAGCACTACCCCGACTGCGACACCGGTTTCGCCGTCCCCGCCGGCGTCGTCGACGGCGAGTGCGGCTGTGGCCTCCCCACCTTCGAGACCGCCAGCGGCACTCGCTGTCTCGACCCCACCTGCGAGAAGGGATTGGCGCGGCCGCTCGAGGCCGATTCCGCGGCGGACGACTAA
- a CDS encoding DJ-1/PfpI family protein → MAETTVEIVLFDGFDELDAIGPYEVFENAAHAGADLEVALVTLDETDLVTASHGLRVEPQGTLGQPDILLVPGGGWTSANEGVRAVVEDGELPDKVDECYTEGSTVASVCTGAMVLAEADLLEGRPAATHRVAVEDLEAHAANVVDERVVDDGDVLTAGGVTSGIDLALWLVEREFGADVASEVSEEMAYERGEVFG, encoded by the coding sequence ATGGCCGAAACTACCGTCGAGATCGTGCTGTTCGATGGCTTCGACGAACTGGACGCGATCGGTCCCTACGAAGTGTTCGAGAACGCCGCCCACGCGGGCGCCGACCTCGAGGTCGCGCTGGTGACGCTCGACGAGACCGATCTCGTCACGGCGAGCCACGGCCTGCGCGTCGAACCGCAGGGCACGCTCGGCCAGCCCGACATCCTCCTCGTCCCCGGCGGCGGGTGGACGTCCGCCAACGAGGGCGTCCGAGCGGTCGTCGAGGACGGCGAACTCCCCGACAAAGTCGACGAGTGCTACACCGAGGGCTCGACGGTCGCCTCGGTCTGTACCGGCGCGATGGTGCTGGCCGAGGCCGACCTGCTCGAGGGCCGGCCCGCCGCGACACATCGGGTCGCGGTCGAGGACCTCGAGGCCCACGCGGCGAACGTGGTCGACGAGCGCGTCGTCGACGACGGCGACGTGCTCACCGCCGGCGGCGTCACCTCGGGCATCGATCTGGCGCTGTGGCTCGTCGAGCGGGAGTTCGGCGCGGACGTCGCGAGCGAGGTCAGCGAGGAGATGGCCTACGAGCGCGGCGAAGTGTTCGGCTAA